A window of the Cicer arietinum cultivar CDC Frontier isolate Library 1 chromosome 6, Cicar.CDCFrontier_v2.0, whole genome shotgun sequence genome harbors these coding sequences:
- the LOC101502260 gene encoding protein AUXIN SIGNALING F-BOX 2-like produces the protein MVHKRKKEETTESKNMNKSSDFPDEVLERVLGMVKSHKDRSSVSLVCKEWYNAERWSRRNVFIGNCYAVTPEILTRRFPNIRSVTLKGKPRFSDFNLVPANWGADILPWLIVFAHKYPFLEELKLKRMTVTDESLEFLSLSFHNFKALSLLSCDGFSTDGLAAVATNCKNLTELDIQENGIDDKSGNWLSCFPETFTSLEVLNFANLNNDVNIDVLEKLVSRCKSLKTLKVNKSITPEHLQRLLVRAPQVCELGCGSFYQQLTCQQSAELESAFNNCKSLYSLSGLWAASGQHIPVLYPACANLTFMNFSYALIDSDDFAKILVHCPNLRRLWVVDTVEDKGLEAVGSYCPLLEELRVFPADPFEEGVAHGVTEAGFVAVSEGCPKLHYVLYFCRQMTNAAVTTVAQNCPDFTHFRLCIMNPGQADYLTDEPMDEAFGAVVRNCPRLQRLAVSGLLTDLTFEYIGKYAKNLETLSVAFAGNSDWGMQCVLDGCPKLRKLEIRDCPFGNAALLSCMGKYESMRSLWMSDCNVTMNGCRLLAQERPWLNVEVIKEDGSDASEAERLYVYRSLVGPRKDAPPFVLTL, from the exons ATGGTGCATAAGAGAAAGAAGGAAGAAACAACAGAATCAAAAAACATGAACAAAAGTTCAGATTTTCCAGATGAGGTGTTGGAACGTGTACTTGGCATGGTGAAATCACATAAAGACAGAAGTTCAGTTTCATTGGTTTGCAAAGAGTGGTACAACGCTGAAAGATGGTCAAGGAGGAATGTGTTCATTGGAAACTGTTATGCTGTGACACCTGAGATCTTAACTCGTAGATTTCCAAACATAAGAAGTGTTACACTCAAAGGGAAACCTCGTTTCTCTGATTTTAATTTGGTTCCTGCTAATTGGGGTGCTGATATTCTACCTTGGTTGATTGTTTTTGCTCACAAATATCCTTTTCTTGAGGAGTTGAAGCTTAAGAGAATGACTGTTACTGATGAGAGTTTAGAGTTTTTGTCTCTTTCATTTCACAATTTCAAAGCTCTTTCTCTTTTGAGTTGTGATGGATTTAGCACTGATGGCTTGGCTGCTGTTGCTACTAATTGCaa GAATTTAACTGAGCTTGACATACAAGAGAATGGTATCGATGACAAAAGCGGTAATTGGTTGAGTTGCTTCCCAGAAACCTTTACATCATTGGAAGTATTGAACTTTGCCAACCTAAACAACGATGTGAACATCGATGTACTTGAGAAGCTTGTCAGTAGGTGCAAATCATTAAAGACTTTGAAAGTTAACAAAAGCATAACACCGGAACATTTACAAAGACTTCTCGTTCGCGCTCCTCAGGTATGCGAGCTTGGTTGCGGCTCATTTTATCAACAGTTGACATGTCAGCAGTCTGCAGAGCTTGAAAGCGCATTCAACAATTGTAAAAGTCTTTACTCCCTTTCTGGTTTATGGGCGGCTTCTGGACAACACATCCCAGTTCTGTACCCTGCATGCGCAAATCTGACTTTCATGAATTTTAGTTATGCTCTTATTGACAGTGATGATTTTGCTAAGATTCTTGTTCACTGTCCAAATCTTCGACGCCTCTGG GTTGTGGACACTGTTGAAGACAAGGGACTTGAAGCTGTTGGATCATACTGTCCATTGCTTGAGGAACTACGTGTTTTTCCCGCAGATCCATTTGAGGAAGGCGTTGCGCACGGTGTTACGGAAGCAGGGTTTGTTGCTGTCTCTGAAGGTTGCCCGAAGCTTCACTACGTCCTCTACTTTTGCCGTCAGATGACCAATGCTGCTGTTACTACTGTTGCACAAAACTGTCCTGATTTCACTCATTTCCGCCTCTGCATCATGAACCCTGGTCAGGCAGATTACCTGACAGATGAACCTATGGACGAAGCCTTCGGAGCAGTTGTTAGGAACTGCCCTAGACTCCAGAGGCTTGCTGTATCAGGTCTTCTGACTGACCTCACATTTGAGTATATAGGCAAGTATGCAAAAAACTTGGAAACGCTTTCGGTGGCTTTTGCCGGAAACAGTGATTGGGGGATGCAGTGTGTTCTAGATGGATGTCCAAAGCTGAGAAAACTCGAGATAAGGGACTGTCCATTTGGCAATGCAGCACTTTTGTCGTGTATGGGGAAGTATGAGTCGATGAGGTCGCTTTGGATGTCAGATTGCAACGTGACGATGAATGGATGTAGATTGTTGGCACAAGAAAGGCCTTGGTTGAATGTTGAAGTGATTAAGGAAGATGGAAGCGATGCTAGTGAGGCTGAAAGACTTTATGTTTATCGTTCTCTTGTCGGGCCAAGAAAGGATGCACCTCCATTTGTTCTCACTCTCTAA
- the LOC101502575 gene encoding external alternative NAD(P)H-ubiquinone oxidoreductase B2, mitochondrial-like, with the protein MRGSNFFQRFSKVYRDYDSHFKLVLLCTTVSGGGLLAYGEAVATSEAAVTEKKKKVLVLGTGWAGTSFLRNLNNPSYEVHVVSPRNYFTFTPLLPSVTCGTVEARSIVEPVRNIFRKKHVDSRFSEAECIKIDAVNRKVYCRSNINNNLNAKEEFVVDYDYLIIAVGANVNTFNTPGVTENCHFLKEVEDAQKIRRTVIDCFERASLPSVSEEERKRILHFAIVGGGPTGVEFAAALHDFVREDLVKLYPGVKDFVKITLLEAGGHILSMFDKRITAFAEDKFQREGIDVKTGSMVVKVSDREISTKEMKNGGEITTIPYGMAVWSTGIGTRPFIKDFMTQIGQINRRAIATDEWLRVEGTNNVYALGDCGTINQRKVMEDIAAIFKKADADNSGTLTVKECQEVINDICERYPQVELYLKSKQMHSIADLLKESKVDDKKESIELNIEELKTALANVDSQMKFLPATAQVASQQGTYLAKCFNRMEECEKNPEGPIRFREEGRHRFKPFRYKHLGQFAPLGGEETAAQLPGDWVSIGHSSQWLWYSVYASKQVSWRTRALVVSDWMKRFIFGRDSSQI; encoded by the exons ATGCGGGGTTCCAATTTCTTCCAACGTTTTTCTAAAGTTTACCGTGACTACGACTCGCACTTCAAGCTTGTTCTGCTCTGCACCACCGTCAG TGGCGGTGGGCTTTTGGCTTACGGTGAGGCGGTTGCTACATCTGAAGCGGCGGTGacggagaagaaaaaaaaagtgttggTGCTGGGAACTGGTTGGGCAGGAACTAGTTTCTTGAGGAATCTCAACAATCCTAGTTATGAGGTTCACGTGGTGTCTCCTCGCAATTATTTTACATTCACTCCTCTGCTTCCTAGTGTTACCTGCGGCACCGTTGAGGCTCGCAGCATTGTTGAACCCGTCCGCAATATCTTCAGGAAG AAACATGTGGACTCTCGATTCAGTGAAGCAGAATGTATCAAGATTGATGCCGTAAACAGAAAAGTTTACTGTCGATCtaatataaacaataatttgAATGCAAAAGAAGAATTTGTTGTGGACTATGACTACTTAATCATAGCTGTGGGAGCAAATGTCAACACTTTTAATACTCCCGGAGTCACGGAGAATTGCCATTTCTTGAAG GAAGTTGAAGATGCACAAAAGATTAGAAGAACTGTAATTGACTGCTTTGAGAGAGCAAGTTTGCCTAGTGTAagtgaagaagaaagaaagagaattCTTCATTTTGCTATTGTTGGAGGTGGTCCAACTGGAGTGGAGTTTGCAGCCGCACTTCATGATTTTGTTAGGGAGGATTTGGTCAAGTTATATCCTGGAGTAAaagattttgttaaaattaCGCTTCTGGAGGCTGGAGGTCATATCTTGAGCAT GTTTGACAAAAGAATAACAGCTTTTGCTGAAGACAAGTTCCAAAGAGAGGGTATTGATGTGAAAACAGGATCCATGGTTGTGAAGGTATCTGACAGAGAAATTTCCActaaagaaatgaaaaatggagGAGAAATTACTACCATTCCATATGGAATGGCTGTCTGGTCTACTGGCATTGGCACTCGTCCGTTCATAAAAGATTTTATGACACAAATTGGTCAG ATTAACAGACGTGCCATAGCTACTGATGAATGGTTGAGAGTTGAGGGAACCAACAATGTGTATGCGCTTGGTGATTGTGGTACAATAAACCAGCGAAAAGTCATG GAAGATATTGCAGCAATATTTAAGAAGGCTGATGCAGATAATTCAGGAACACTTACTGTCAAAGAATGTCAGGAGGTAATTAATGACATCTGTGAAAGATACCCTCAGGTGGAGCTATATCTAAAGAGTAAACAGATGCACAGCATTGCTGATCTTTTGAAGGAATCCAAGGTAGATGATAAAAAAGAATCTATTGAACTGAACATTGAAGAACTCAAAACTGCACTTGCCAATGTGGACTCCCAGATGAAATTTCTTCCTGCTACGGCTCAG GTTGCATCTCAGCAAGGCACCTACCTGGCCAAGTGTTTTAACCGGATGGAAGAGTGTGAAAAAAACCCAGAGGGTCCTATTAGGTTCAGGGAAGAAGGGCGTCATCGGTTCAAACCCTTCAG GTACAAGCATTTAGGTCAATTCGCTCCTCTAGGAGGAGAGGAGACAGCTGCACAACTACCTGGAGATTGGGTTTCAATTGGACACAGCAGTCAATGGCTGTGGTATTCTGTCTATGCAAg CAAACAAGTCAGCTGGCGCACAAGGGCGTTAGTAGTATCAGACTGGATGAAACGCTTTATTTTTGGGAGGGACTCGAGTCAAATCTGA